In Arthrobacter sp. PAMC25284, a single genomic region encodes these proteins:
- a CDS encoding DUF2142 domain-containing protein: MKSPSRRAPRPVPHQRADNAPRLTRRFGVTFLVLSLLTTLWSLASPLMSVPDEPAHTIKAAAVARGQFLGTSGETQGEVLNVVVPKYIADVPELACYRFKVNVTADCAPRLNPDDRYPAVAGTSAGNYNPLYYLVVGMGSRGISGEPAIYAMRILSGLLTSLFLAATVLAATQFTRRKWPFVAAGVAITPMVLYLSGAVNPNALEIVTASAVFMNLALVLDNARDLGRVRFNIVAVGVAAAVLANTRALSLLWLALAVIAALLMFPPKDLLLIARNKLVLGMTGLIAIAAAAGLVWLQRSNTLASLLGVPNTITPEQAFGTMVYRTFDFAAAYVAQLGWLDTNGPNGVYVWWSFLMVALMVMAITVQGLRIRLGFIVLFVAALAIPPILQSQVINELGYIWQGRYILPVIVPMLLAAGVALRFRDLPDSPFARRLAGWVIGLSIAAHTTVFANALRRYGVGIFDEANWGDMFGAAKWEPPLGWLALTAAYLVVTAVAGVLFHRHLFTPDATAADGGTHGPSSVSAPAPGPA; the protein is encoded by the coding sequence ATGAAGTCCCCCTCGCGCAGAGCCCCGCGCCCGGTCCCGCACCAGCGAGCCGACAATGCCCCTCGCCTGACGCGCCGCTTCGGCGTGACCTTCCTTGTGCTGTCCCTGCTCACGACGCTCTGGAGCCTCGCCTCACCGCTAATGTCCGTCCCGGACGAACCGGCCCACACCATCAAGGCCGCGGCCGTGGCCCGGGGGCAGTTCCTGGGAACCTCGGGCGAAACCCAGGGCGAAGTTCTCAACGTGGTGGTGCCCAAGTACATCGCCGACGTGCCCGAGCTGGCCTGCTACCGCTTTAAGGTCAATGTCACTGCGGACTGCGCCCCGCGGCTGAACCCCGACGACCGCTACCCGGCCGTCGCGGGCACCTCGGCCGGCAACTACAACCCGCTCTACTACCTGGTGGTCGGGATGGGCTCCCGGGGCATCAGCGGCGAACCGGCCATCTACGCCATGCGGATCCTGAGCGGCCTGCTGACCTCGCTGTTCCTGGCCGCCACGGTGCTGGCCGCCACGCAGTTCACCCGCCGCAAATGGCCGTTCGTCGCTGCCGGCGTCGCCATCACCCCCATGGTTTTGTACTTGAGCGGAGCCGTGAACCCCAATGCCCTGGAGATCGTCACCGCCTCCGCCGTGTTTATGAACCTGGCCCTCGTCCTGGACAACGCCCGGGACCTGGGCCGGGTCCGCTTCAACATCGTCGCCGTCGGGGTCGCGGCGGCCGTCCTGGCCAACACCCGGGCGCTGTCCCTGCTGTGGCTCGCGCTGGCCGTCATCGCGGCTCTGCTGATGTTCCCGCCAAAAGACCTGCTGCTGATCGCCAGGAACAAACTGGTTCTGGGCATGACCGGACTCATCGCCATCGCCGCCGCCGCCGGTCTGGTCTGGCTGCAGCGTTCCAACACCCTGGCCAGCCTGCTCGGTGTTCCCAACACCATCACCCCGGAGCAGGCCTTTGGCACCATGGTCTACCGCACCTTTGACTTTGCCGCCGCGTATGTGGCGCAGCTCGGGTGGCTGGACACCAACGGCCCCAACGGCGTCTACGTCTGGTGGTCATTCCTGATGGTTGCACTGATGGTCATGGCCATCACGGTGCAGGGGCTGCGGATACGGCTGGGCTTCATCGTCCTCTTTGTCGCCGCCCTGGCTATTCCGCCGATCCTCCAGTCCCAGGTCATCAACGAGCTCGGCTACATCTGGCAGGGCCGGTACATCCTGCCGGTCATCGTCCCGATGCTCCTCGCGGCCGGCGTGGCGCTCCGCTTCCGCGACCTGCCGGACAGCCCCTTCGCCCGGCGGCTCGCCGGCTGGGTGATCGGCCTCAGCATTGCCGCGCACACGACCGTATTCGCCAACGCCCTGCGCCGATACGGCGTGGGCATCTTCGACGAGGCCAACTGGGGCGACATGTTCGGCGCCGCGAAGTGGGAGCCGCCGCTGGGCTGGCTGGCGCTGACGGCGGCCTACCTGGTCGTCACCGCCGTCGCCGGCGTGCTGTTCCACCGGCACCTGTTCACGCCGGATGCCACAGCGGCCGACGGCGGCACGCACGGACCATCGTCGGTTTCCGCGCCGGCACCCGGCCCGGCGTAA